A genomic segment from Glycine soja cultivar W05 chromosome 20, ASM419377v2, whole genome shotgun sequence encodes:
- the LOC114402501 gene encoding meiotically up-regulated gene 184 protein-like: protein MECNKDEALRARQIAEARMQRGEFAEALRFATKAKRLYADVENIAQIITVCEVHIAAQKKLSGCDMDWYAILQIERLADEATVKKQYRRLALLLHPDKNKFAGAEAAFKLIGQANGLLCDQAKRSLFDKKFGASVKGAAPKPKTSHNYSNGNVFAAKHNANATKTQKSSDSHHFSNGNVFAAKCGANATNYQNSYPNSTGFSNQGAQMTFWTSCQHCDAKYQYPIRFVNANLLCQQCKKPFKALANGFGIMGAATVLTSVNIPKEAPMHGPPKPASENTGRKPLGREQAGTFVRSNPTSMKKCAAGVGRRCGGEKSKDGNIPASSDMEPQTSQNFGSKRVRQSAPDSGESFKARNGDDTKAANIRENAVDSSNTRRSSRKKQHVSYIETSEDDDFEIPSKKPRQSGPLNADEAEEQNVPASGESSDNNIPATPGATDQNKEKVSESDIGLGTSKEDKRSPKNSKVPSRPRIFHCPVSDTDFNDFEKDKEEDCFAVNQLWAVYDSTDAMPRFYGLVKKVASPFQLKITWLEPDPDDKGEIDWNDAELPIACGKFRLGGSQQTTDRTMFSHQVRCIKETGRGSYLVCPNKGETWAIFRDWDINWSSNPKNHLKYDFEYVEILSDFSENVGIAVAYMGKVKGFVSLFQRTEKNGVNIFYIEPNELYRFSHRIPSYKMTGYEREGVPRGSFEFDPAALPTHLFEVGDSGNVKM, encoded by the coding sequence ATGGAATGCAACAAGGACGAGGCTTTGAGGGCTAGGCAAATTGCTGAAGCCAGAATGCAAAGAGGTGAATTTGCGGAGGCACTCAGGTTTGCTACCAAGGCCAAAAGACTGTATGCCGACGTTGAAAACATTGCCCAGATTATTACGGTTTGTGAGGTTCACATCGCTGCTCAGAAAAAACTCTCTGGCTGTGACATGGACTGGTATGCAATTCTTCAGATTGAAAGGCTGGCTGATGAAGCAACCGTAAAGAAACAGTACAGGAGGCTTGCACTGCTACTTCATCCTGATAAGAACAAGTTTGCTGGTGCAGAAGCTGCTTTCAAGTTGATTGGGCAAGCCAATGGGCTCTTGTGTGACCAAGCAAAACGTTCTTTGTTTGACAAGAAGTTTGGAGCCTCCGTGAAAGGTGCTGCGCCTAAGCCTAAGACCTCGCACAATTATTCAAATGGGAATGTGTTTGCCGCTAAACATAATGCAAATGCAACAAAGACTCAGAAGAGTTCTGATTCGCACCATTTCTCAAATGGGAATGTGTTTGCTGCAAAATGTGGCGCAAACGCAACAAATTATCAGAATTCTTATCCGAACTCCACTGGTTTCAGCAACCAAGGTGCACAGATGACATTCTGGACATCTTGCCAACATTGTGATGCTAAGTACCAGTACCCGATCCGATTTGTAAATGCAAACTTACTGTGTCAACAGTGTAAGAAGCCATTTAAAGCTCTTGCTAATGGTTTTGGAATCATGGGTGCGGCAACAGTGCTTACTTCAGTAAATATTCCGAAGGAGGCTCCAATGCATGGTCCCCCAAAACCAGCCTCAGAAAATACTGGTCGAAAACCCCTTGGTAGAGAACAAGCTGGTACGTTTGTGCGGTCAAATCCTACATCTATGAAAAAATGTGCTGCTGGAGTCGGTAGACGTTGTGGAGGTGAAAAGAGTAAAGATGGCAACATTCCTGCATCCAGTGATATGGAGCCACAGACCTCTCAAAATTTTGGAAGTAAAAGAGTAAGGCAGTCAGCACCAGATTCAGGAGAAAGTTTCAAAGCCAGAAATGGTGATGATACCAAAGCTGCCAATATTCGAGAAAATGCTGTTGATTCTTCAAATACAAGGAGATCTTCCAGGAAAAAGCAGCATGTTTCATATATTGAAACCTCTGAAGATGACGATTTTGAGATTCCTTCCAAAAAGCCACGACAAAGTGGACCACTTAATGCTGATGAAGCTGAGGAACAAAACGTGCCTGCAAGTGGTGAGTCGTCTGATAATAATATTCCAGCTACTCCCGGTGCGACTGATCAGAACAAAGAGAAGGTATCCGAGTCAGATATTGGTCTTGGAACGTCAAAGGAGGATAAGCGCTCCCCAAAAAATTCAAAGGTTCCTTCTCGTCCACGGATATTTCATTGTCCTGTTTCTGATACAGATTTCAATGATTTTGAGAAGGATAAGGAGGAGGATTGTTTTGCTGTTAATCAGTTGTGGGCAGTTTATGATAGCACTGATGCGATGCCAAGATTTTATGGTCTTGTCAAGAAAGTGGCCTCCCCTTTCCAGTTGAAGATTACTTGGTTGGAACCTGACCCAGATGACAAAGGTGAAATTGATTGGAATGATGCAGAATTGCCTATTGCTTGCGGTAAGTTTAGACTTGGTGGTTCTCAGCAAACTACAGATCGCACCATGTTCTCTCATCAGGTGCGGTGCATAAAAGAAACCGGCAGAGGTTCTTATCTGGTATGTCCTAATAAGGGAGAAACATGGGCAATTTTCAGAGATTGGGATATCAACTGGAGTTCGAATCCAAAAAATCATCTGAAGTATGACTTCGAATATGTGGAAATCCTATCAGATTTTTCTGAGAATGTTGGCATCGCAGTTGCTTATATGGGCAAAGTGAAAGGATTTGTTAGCCTTTTTCAGAGAACGGAGAAGAATGgagtaaacatattttatatcgAACCTAATGAACTATACAGGTTCTCACATCGAATTCCTTCTTATAAGATGACCGGTTATGAAAGGGAGGGTGTTCCAAGAggatcatttgaatttgatccaGCGGCCCTGCCGACTCATCTCTTTGAAGTTGGTGATTCTGGTAATGTAAAGATGTGA
- the LOC114401401 gene encoding bifunctional 3-dehydroquinate dehydratase/shikimate dehydrogenase, chloroplastic-like, protein MSISSAPFQWEAGIGSGVRRNSTLICASTSAESVEEMVFEMVKAKELGADLVEARLDFLNDFHPTQHLPSLINNRPLPILITYRPIWEGGDYDGDESQRQDALRLAIELGSEFVDVELKVADEFYKSIGGKKAESVKIIVSSHNLESTPSVEEIGNLAARIQATGADVVKIATTALDITDCARLFQVLVHSQVPMIGIAMGEKGFISRILCAKFGGFLTFGSIEAGAISAPGQTTIKELLDLYNFRQIGVGTKVHGVIGNPIGHSKSPHLYNPAFKSVGFDGIYLPLLIDNVSDFLNTYSSPDFVGYSYTIPHKQNGLRCCDEVDPIAKAIGAISCMIKRPNDGRLIGYNFDYLGAIAAIEERLHLQDSNGRSISGCSPLYGKLFVVMGAGGAGKALAYGGKEKGARVVVANRTYAKAKELATKVGGEAITLSELESFHPEQGMILANTTSVGMKPKIDLTPIPKEALKHYSLVFDAIYTPKLTRLLREAQETGAAIVYGTEMFINQAFMQFEMFTKLPAPKQHMRDVLARNT, encoded by the exons ATGTCCATCAGCAGCGCGCCG TTCCAGTGGGAAGCTGGAATTGGAAGTGGAGTGAGAAGAAACTCAACATTAATATGTGCTTCGACAAGCGCGGAATCAGTGGAAGAAATGGTGTTTGAGATGGTGAAGGCAAAAGAATTGGGTGCTGATCTAGTAGAGGCTCGGTTGGACTTCTTGAATGACTTCCATCCTACTCAACATCTTCCTTCTCTAATCAATAACCGTCCTTTGCCCATTTTAATCACTTACAG ACCGATATGGGAAGGAGGAGACTATGATGGTGATGAAAGCCAGCGACAAGATGCTCTACGTCTAGCCATTGAATTGGGATCAGAGTTTGTTGATGTTGAGCTAAAG GTGGCTGATGAGTTTTACAAATCCATTGGAGGGAAGAAGGCTGAGAGTGTGAAGATCATTGTGTCTTCACACAACTTGGAAAGTACTCCATCCGTGGAGGAAATAGGCAACCTTGCTGCAAGAATTCAGGCTACCGGGGCAGATGTGGTCAAGATTGCTACAACCGCCTTAGACATCACAGATTGTGCACGTCTTTTCCAAGTCCTAGTGCACTCTCAG GTCCCAATGATTGGAATTGCAATGGGTGAGAAGGGATTTATATCACGGATACTCTGCGCAAAATTTGGAGGATTTCTCACGTTTGGTTCAATTGAGGCTGGAGCTATATCAGCTCCAGGACAAACAACTATCAAAGAATTGTTGGATTTGTACAATTTTAGGCAGATTGGGGTTGGCACCAAAGTGCATGGTGTTATAGGAAATCCTATTGGTCATAGCAAAAGTCCTCATCTTTATAATCCAGCTTTCAAGTCAGTGGGATTTGATGGAATTTACTTGCCTTTGTTGATCGATAATGTCTCAGATTTTCTCAACACTTACTCGTCTCCTGATTTCGTTGGATACAG CTACACGATTCCTCACAAGCAGAATGGACTTAGATGTTGCGATGAGGTCGATCCTATTGCCAAG GCAATAGGAGCTATTAGTTGCATGATTAAGAGACCAAATGATGGAAGGCTAATAGGctataattttgattatctTGGTGCCATTGCAGCTATTGAGGAACGACTACATCTACAAG ATTCAAACGGAAGATCCATATCTGGTTGTTCACCTTTGTATGGCAAACTGTTTGTGGTTATGGGAGCTGGAGGGGCTGGAAAGGCACTAGCTTATGGTGGAAAAGAAAAGGGTGCAAGAGTAGTTGTTGCCAATCGTACATATG CCAAAGCCAAAGAACTTGCCACTAAAGTGGGAGGAGAGGCCATTACTCTATCTGAATTAGAGAGCTTCCACCCGGAACAAGGGATGATTCTTGCAAATACTACATCTGTTGGAATGAAACCAAAAATTGACCTGACACCCATACCAAAG GAAGCCCTGAAACACTACTCCTTGGTATTTGATGCCATCTACACACCCAAATTGACAAGACTCCTTCGAGAAGCACAAGAAACTGGAGCTGCCATCGTCTATGGTACAGAAATGTTCATCAACCAAGCATTCATGCAGTTTGAAATGTTCACAAAGTTGCCAG CACCAAAGCAACACATGAGGGATGTGCTGGCAAGAAATACGTGA